One Diospyros lotus cultivar Yz01 chromosome 1, ASM1463336v1, whole genome shotgun sequence genomic window carries:
- the LOC127794732 gene encoding mitochondrial import receptor subunit TOM40-1-like — MATVVPPAAATPPASQPAAVEPEKVDYLNLPCPIPYEEIHREALMSLKPELFEGLRFDFTKGLNQKFSLSHSVFMGPTEFPAQSNEPIKIPTAHYEFGANFIDPKLMLFGRVLTDGRVNARVKCDLSENLTLKANAQLANEPHMSHVMANFDYKGKDYRTQFQLGNGALFGANYIQNVTPNLSLGGEVFWAGQHRKSGIGYAARYNTDKMVATGQVASTGMVALSYVQKVSEKVSLAADYMYNYMSKDATASFGYDYILRQCRLRGKIDSNGCVAAFMEERLNMGLNFILSAEIDHSKKDYKFGFGLTVGE; from the exons ATGGCCACCGTCGTCCCTCCCGCGGCTGCCACGCCGCCGGCATCGCAGCCGGCAGCGGTGGAGCCGGAGAAAGTGGATTACCTGAACCTGCCTTGCCCTATTCCCTACGAAGAAATCCACCGCGAAGCGCTCA TGTCCTTGAAGCCGGAACTGTTTGAGGGATTGCGCTTTGATTTTACCAAAGGGCTCAATCAGAAATTCTCACTTAGTCACAG TGTCTTCATGGGACCTACTGAATTTCCTGCACAGTCCAACGAGCCTATCAAGATTCCCACCGCTCACTATGAATTTGGTGCCAATTTTATTGACCCAAAG TTGATGCTTTTTGGGAGAGTGTTGACAGATGGGAGGGTGAATGCTCGGGTGAAATGTGACTTATCTGAAAATCTTACCCTGAAGGCTAATGCTCAA cTTGCAAATGAGCCTCACATGTCACATGTCATGGCCAATTTTGATTACAAG GGTAAAGACTATAGGACTCAATTTCAACTTGGGAATGGTGCCTTATTCGGAGCCAACTACATACAG AATGTGACTCCAAATTTGTCTTTGGGTGGTGAAGTCTTCTGGGCCGGTCAGCATCGGAAATCTGGAATTGGTTATGCAGCCCGATACAACACAGATAAGATG GTTGCCACTGGCCAAGTTGCTAGTACTGGAATGGTTGCTCTGAGCTATGTTCAAAAAGTGTCTGAGAAA GTTTCCTTGGCAGCAGACTACATGTACAACTACATGTCAAAAGATGCCACTGCAAGCTTTGGTTATGATTACATTCTCCGACAG TGCCGTCTTAGAGGCAAGATTGACTCCAATGGATGTGTAGCTGCTTTTATGGAAGAGCGACTGAATATGGGTCTTAACTTTATTCTATCTGCTGAG ATAGATCACTCGAAGAAAGACTACAAATTTGGGTTCGGGTTGACTGTAGGAGAATAA